Proteins encoded together in one Juglans regia cultivar Chandler chromosome 9, Walnut 2.0, whole genome shotgun sequence window:
- the LOC108997403 gene encoding eukaryotic translation initiation factor 5A-2, translating to MSDSEEHHFESKADAGASKTYPQQAGTIRKNGYIVIKARPCKVVEVSTSKTGKHGHAKCHFVGIDIFTGKKLEDIVPSSHNCDVPHVNRTDYQLIDISEDGFVSLLTENGNTKDDLKLPTDDNLLTQIKDGFADGKDLVVSVMSAMGEEQICALKDIGPK from the exons atgtCGGACAGTGAGGAGCACCATTTCGAGTCCAAGGCCGATGCCGGAGCCTCCAAGACCTATCCCCAGCAGGCCGGTACCATTCGTAAGAACGGCTACATCGTCATCAAGGCCCGCCCTTGCAAG GTGGTTGAAGTTTCCACCTCCAAGACTGGCAAGCATGGTCATGCTAAGTGCCACTTCGTCGGGATTGATATTTTCACTGGCAAGAAACTTGAAGATATTGTTCCATCTTCCCATAACTGTGAT GTTCCCCATGTTAATCGTACTGACTACCAGCTGATTGATATCTCCGAGGATGGATTT GTGAGTTTGCTGACTGAAAATGGGAATACAAAGGATGATCTGAAACTGCCAACTGATGACAATTTGTTGACCCAG ATCAAGGATGGGTTTGCCGATGGCAAGGACCTGGTTGTCAGTGTTATGTCCGCAATGGGAGAGGAGCAGATTTGTGCTCTGAAGGACATTGGCCCCAAGtag